TGTTTCCTTAAACTcaagtttaaattttaaatttaacttAATATAAACGCATATCAATTAGAATTTTATTGccaacaaaaataaaaacaatattgTCAGCAAATAATATACATCATAGGAGTCTATATGTTATATGGCGTGCATATTTATCCATTACTAAATAAGGTTGGGACTTAAAACTGATCTTAATAACAACTACATATAAGTTGATAATGATTAATGTCTAGGTAGCACAGTGGCTTCGTGGTGTTGACTATGATTTTGTTATTAGTGCTACTAAACCGTGTAGGTCATTTGCTAACTAATTGTGATGCTTAAAAGTTCTTgattattttatatgtgcaggctGGAGAAAGTTGGAAAAATGATGTTCCAGAtcatgatcttttctttttttccttgttATAATTTGTTATTCTTTTTGGAAGTGCAAGGTTGTCTCTGAGATGAAGCAGAATGCCAGGGAAAGTGGTTCTCATCCATTCTTTAACTGTTACTTTTATTTGTAGCATATTGTTCGTTTCTTTTCTCAAAGGAAGAGGTAATGATTATCTTGGAACATGTGTGTGATGACACTTGATGTTTTACCATTGAGAATGTGAGTTTTGGTTTTACATGTAATTCCTATGGTAAACCATAGTAGTAATGAGAACATGTTTCAATTTCTTCTGAAAGGCTAATTTCTCTCTCTTCCTATGTTATAACTTCTTTTTCTATAATTACTTATTTACGTTATCTGTTTCATAGAAGATGAAAACTACAAACCTGTAGCTGTTATGCCTATTTGCTTATTTTTCTTTTGGACTTGCAACTCCAACAATGATACAATTTACTAAGCTAGAAACGAGCAAATTGGATTTGAAGAACTTTTAATACaggtatttttttcttttttctttgttaGGATGTCCATGAAGTAGCAGAAGTCTCCAAATACTTGTGCGTCTTTGCTTTTTAGATCCTGTTGGTTGTTGGAAACCCTATGCATATACGTAATGGTTGGCCAAGGCCCAATGATGTGATTTGCATTATGTCGTATCTGCCTGTTCTCGTAGAGATGTATTGCAATAAGTTCTCTTTTTGTTCTATCAGCTCTATGGTATGATTCATTCACCTGAGAGGCCAAGCAGCATTACGAGAACGATGTTTCATGTTGTTGAAGTCGGTTTCTGTGAAATGTTTGAGCTGCTTTTCTCTTTGCTTTCTTGGGAATCTAATTGCCATGCCTCTTTCAAACTCGTGTCTGAGACCATTGCTGCTGAGTTTATCGTTACTTATCGTCTCTATCAGACGTTATGAGTTGGGTTAGGAGACGTGAAACGCTTTTGTGTTATTAAGTTGACTGTGTCTGCATAACAAATGATTCATCAACCAATATATCTACTTCATCTTAGTTTAGTTATCATTGATATATGAAGTTTAACAAAAaatagataaataataaatacaagaaaaaaatagGTCCAATTCAAGGCAGATGCAGTTTTAGCTGTAGCTGTAGCTGTAGCTGTTTACCAATATGTGGTTGCAGAGGAATAAGAAAATAATCAGTAGTCAAGCAGAGAATGAAGTGGTGGCACTCAGAATTATTGAACATGTTCTATTGATTGAACATGTTATTGTGTAGGAATCCaatttcactccccccccccccccccccacaccccCCATAATGAAGGCCGTACGAAGGAAAGAATGCAAagaactgaagaagaagaagaagaagaagaatgacgGCAAGACTGAGCAATTCTGTTAAGTCGATGGAGCCGCTGGAGTTCCCTTTGTGTTGGCTCTCACGTGGTGGTGGTGAAAGGTGGCTTGCCCCAGTTTTGCTTGCAGCACGTCCTTCCACCGGCAGAATCGCTCGAAGTAGATGTGCCGCCTTGGATCGGTCACGTTGCGATTCCAGTGCTCGTCGGAGAAGTTGGCGCTCTCGGCCGATCCAAGCTGTCGTGCACTCTCTGTCCCGTCGCATGTGTCTCGTCGTTagcgaaattataaataaatttctaaaaatattttaaaggatCAACGTAGTTTACCATCGCTCGCTCAATAGGAAGATTGAATTTGTTTAATGAACGACACTGAATCTATTTCCAAATCACCTTATAGAATAGAATTGAATGGTTAAAGACGTAATTATGATAACTCTTTGACAAATGATTCATTCGTCTTAGTTTTTTTACTATGAGAAGTATCAATCCTATTTCTAAAGATAAATGATTGAATGATATGATTATGCATAGACTATAGAGAGTCGAATATTGTGACTATTAAGAATAAATACTCACTCCCTAAAATTCATGACTTGTCTAATTAAGTGCAAGGTGCATTAgtatttttcaaaaattgatttgaaatcagggtatcatcaattgaaaatcaAGAATGAAGATATTTCTAAGATCGACTTCAAGATCAGATatggatacttgaaatttttaatGATGCCATTTGGTCTAACAAATGCACCAACCGCTTTTATAGACTTAATGAAAAATATGAAGTATCTAGatatatttatgataatttttttattgataatattttgATATACTCAGGAGTAATATGTAGAATATTTAAAAGCAAATTTGAGTttcttgaatgaaaaataattGTATGCAAAGCTTAAGAAGTGTGAATTTTAGCTAAAGAAGATAATATTCTTTAAATTTAATGTATCTAGGAAAAGAATCTTATTTGATCTATCTGAGATAGAAGCAATTAATAATTGACTTGGATTGACTAATGTAATTTAGGTAAGGAGATTACTTGGGATAACATGTTATTATAGAAATTATATGCAAAAATTATCCAAGTTAGTATCACCCCTCACCcaattagtaaaaataaatattaaattagaaTGAACTTAGGCTTGTGAAAATAGTTTCcaaggattaaaaaaaaaaaagattttagctCCAATTCTAGTTGTCTCATTTAGACAAGGAGGATTCAAGTGATACATCCAAAAATGGTATATGATGTATTTTGATGTAAAATGATAGAGTTATAGTTTATGCCTTAACACAACTAAAACATTATGAGAAGAATTATCCAATTCATGATTTAGAATTAGTAGGGTGGATTTGCCCTAAAAATTTGACGATATTATCTTTATGGGATGAAATGTGAAATATACATTGATCATAAAAACTTGAAATATTTCTTtgcttaaaattatctaaatatgAGATAAGGAAGATGGTTGAAGTTAGAAAAAGATTATGATTATGTGATTAACTATCATCTTGGGAAAGAAAATGCAATTGTTGATGCATTGAGTATAAAGTCAGCAAATTTAGTTGCTTTATCAATAGTTCAAAGACtatatagaaatataaaaatttaaatatgagaTGATCTTTAAAAGTTTAATTGGGAGATTAGTAGTGCTATCATTGTAGCCAACCCTTTTGGAAAAAATTAAAGAATTATAAGTTAATGACCCttatttgaataaattgaaatatgatattgaggtaaaaaaaaaagatttttacaCTAAAGAAGAGGTAATTAGATTTCGAGATAGATTATATGTACTAGAGAAGGTTGGCCTAAAACATAAAGTTTTAATAAAGAGACACTCATCTCTATACTCAATGGACCTTGGAGCAATCAAGATGTCAAGGAATTTGAAAGAAAACTATTGGTGGCTAGGAATGAAAAAAAGATATGATCCAACTTGTTAAGAAGTGTCTAATCAAACTGAACATCATATGCCAATAGGTACCTTGAGACTATTGCAAATACCCTATCCTAATAGAAATGAGAATAAGTCGATATGGATTTTATTATCGATTTACCTAAGACAGGGAAAGGGACATGATGGTATTTGAGTTATTGTGGATAGATGACCAAGACAATTCATCTCCTATCTATTTGTGCTAACTACTTTATGGACCAATATTCTCAATTATATATCTAGAAGATAATTAAACTATTTAGTGTGTTGATATCCATTGTGTTAAATAGAGATTTCATATTCAAATAGCGAGCAGCATtgagtgatttttttttcttcgtcGAGAAACATCGAGCATCGAGTGACAAATGATGTCACAAAATGAACCGTGGAGTCGAGTAATATCGGAAGATAGAGTAGTGTAAAGTAGTATCAGCGTACTTAGAGTTCTGACAAATGAAATAAGGATCGTGGAAATAAAACTATGATTAGTAATTaaatgattataaataataaaattatattttattatttttataagggCTACCAAtaaaaaacttaaaaaatattgattataTTTCAGCATGAACAAAATATGCTCATCCCTTGTACACAGTAGGGATGCATTAGGTGAAGAAGGTCTATCATATGGAATAAGAGCAAGACAATGAAATTGATCCATCAGTCATGTTTTAGTCGATCTATAGGGTGGTAAACAATGTTAATCTTGGCTTAAAATGATCTCATATGAGGTAGACATTTCAGATTATGTCAAAGACAAATAGATTATGGTTTAATATACAATGTGTCAATTTAATATCATATAAGTAAATTTTTTATCACTTAATCAATTAGCACTTGCAAGGGAATAATCTCATGGATTAACCGTCGAAGGGCCACCGAAAACTCAAGATACTTTGTCAAAAGAGTAGAACAATAGGACAAACGAGAAGTTGTTCGTCATGTGGGCCAAAACAAATCTAACCTTTCTTAAAACCAAATCTAAGAGAATAGATAGATACATGCGATCCCAGTTATGCCGACCAGTGATTTAGCGTCGAGGAATCGGGCCTATGTTACTCTTGTTGCTACCCTCCAAAAGATAACCCTTCTTAAGCTGGCTTATGGCTTCTGTCGTGCTATGTTGCTTTCAGAATGACCCACCCTcatctttgttttcttttcctaGGGAGGGGGGCAAAGCATCTATCTTGAGGCTACCTGCAAACCCAGGAGTCTTGTCTCTTTGCTCTTTTGCAGCTCCTCTATCTGATGCTTTAATCTTCTTGAAAGACTGGTTTCCGTTGTATTCCAAAGCTAAACAAGAAAGGTAAAGACAAAACACTTACTTGTCTCTAGAAGTAAGAGCAGCAGGGAGATTACTACCGAGACTCCAAATCGAACACAAATGTAAAGCTAGATTAGCAACCTTGGCAGAACGAATCTTTCAAATTTGAATGTGGTTTCTGCTTCTGCCTCATCCTTCCTGCTCAATTCTTCGATATCTGCTTTAGGCCCTTCCTTGGTTATCTAAAGATATGACTTGGGATTCGTCGCAGGTCTTTTTGACTTGGAAATTAAAGTTCTCTAACATTCTCATTTAGAGCAACAACGCCTACATTTTGTCTTTCCTTTTTTCCGAGGATGTTTATCAACGAAAGAATCCTAATTCCACTAGCTTTTCCTCCACTTTTTCCGGTTCCACCTTGTGCAACCGTTGATTTTTCTTGCAGTTATCATGgatacaataattgaagaagctttattgtagaaatgaaatagctttagcttgaatatattaacatgtttcctctcctatttatacagattaggacgaAGGATACTGTGTACCAGGCAATCCATCTAGTTTTTGGTAGAAAGTCTCATCATTGTTTAGAAGATAACTTCATAATGATTCTCTAAATGCAAATAAAGACCCACTGTCATCGTCTCGTATGAGATATATAATATTCAACAATAAGGTTGCTCCTTTTGCACAAGTTGGATTACAGCTTTTGTTTTTGGAGCAATATCAGATGCTACGTACGTCATTCGATTAGAAGATAACTTGAGCAATGGCAACTCGGATTACAGCTTTTGTTTTTGGAGCAATATCAGATGCTGCATCATTCAAATTAGCGAGGCACAGAGGTCTGTGAAGTTTCAGCAGAGACAAAAGCATGGAGAAAGATGCGAGATCAGCTCCTGTAAATTACAACAAAACAAGGCAGAATAGCTTTAGGATCGAACACGAATAGCTCATCCAAATTTGAGTAGATTCCTGCCATGCCAGCTGCTGAATCATACTCCTCCAAATCATCCTGTTTCCTCTTCACCCTGCCAGCTATAACTCTGCACACCAGCATCGCAGTCTTATCCGATACGTTGTCAGCGGCATCGTGTGCTCTCCCACTGGTAGCCATCGTTCCGATTCTTCCATGTGAATCGATCTTGAATCCATCCCTTACAATGCTGCACAAGCTGCACTTGGGGATAGAGTTGCACAAGTTAGTGGCCCCATCAAGGCCGATGGAGCACATAAAAGTGGTGCAGTGGAACCTCAGGAGCTCATTTCCATCTGCAGTGCACCTCGGGTGCTTCCTTGCTAGCTTGCTGGCCTTGATCTTTATGGAGTCCCGGTAATCTTCAAATCTTGTCAGTGTTCTGTTGGTATTGTGGACCTTTAGGATCCTGTCGATTTTGCAAACTGGTGTTTGCTTCTTTAGCCAACTCGATTGGAATATGATCTCAACTATGTTTCTGCTAGTGTCTTCAGGTCCCAATTCTGATACTGAGGGGGCCAAAATGGTAGAAAGATCAAATAAATACCAAGTTGATTTCATAGCCAAAAGTAAATATACATGGATAATATGCCTGGATTGGTCACAGGTGGATGAAGCGAAGAAAATTAGAAATATACATGGATACTTTGCTTTCCAGGAGAATAGTTGAGATGCTAGGGAAGAAAGGAAATCGAACCTAAATAGGTATAAGGGCATTGCCAGTAAGTTGATCAAATTCCATGAACAGAGAACTAGCAACATTCTAGCAGTCGAGGCCAGAACCTCAGAATTCGAATCGAGTTATTAGCAAAGATTTAGTATGCTGTGTTTGTGAGATATGCTGTATATCTCCTATGTTAAGAATTCAAAAGCACATTTTCATGACAAGCATGGCAACCCCAGAAACTCATATAAAAGTATGGCAGGTAGCTCATAGATTTTTTATGTTCGGAAATAacattttgcttcttcttaaatCATCAGTCATCAATTTCCAAACAGACTTTTGAGATCACATGGATCTTAAATTTGTGTAGCAACAAAAAAAGGTGCAATTTCCAAAAGACTTTTATAAGATTCACAGCTAATTTTGAGCAAAGAGGGATGAGGAGGCTTGAGAAGGACAACAAAAGAAACACTGCTAAATAAAGAAAAGGAACAAAGGAAAGAGAGAATGTAGTGATTAAATGATGCAAACTAAGAAGGGGAAGAGAACATTCTACCTGCATGCCTCACCGCCTGGTGAATCTCCAGACTCTCAGCTTTCACAAAAATCTCTCCACAGTCAGGGCAGGTACAGATTGTCGTCCCCAGAGAGGAATCCCTTGACAGCATACTTATGGGATCGACCACCATGTGACACTCATAACAGCCATAAAGCCTCCTACGATGCATTCGCCTGAAAGAGCCACCAacagaagaagtagaagaagaggaggcagccACAGAAGCAGCAGAATGAGAGGAGGGCTTGGAAACAACTCCATTGATCTCACTCAAGGGCTGTTTCTTGGTTCCTTCACCACCATTACCATTACCACTACCACTACCACCACCTGATGCTGCAGCATTTTTCTTGCAAGGCTCAGCTAAGACCGTCTCTGGCCTCTGCATGTCCCTCAGCTTGCAAATAGACCCAGAGCATCCCATCCGCATGCTGTGCCCATTGTTCCTTTCTCCTGGTTGGTGATGCTTGCATGTGAAGAAGCTTCTAAGTGCTCCCTTAGCAAACGGGCTCTGTGCTTCCTGTTGGAggcttctctcttcttcctttcggGTCTGCTTCTCCCTGGCTCTCCTGGCTTCTGCTGCCATTAGAGAAGGGGAAGCTCGAGTTATTCTTCCGCAAAATAAGTGCTGGTGGTGGCCTGCTGATGCCTTTGTAGTGGATGGTGGAGTGATGTCAGGGAGGAGGAGGGGCTTCGATGCAAGGAGTGATGGGTGCTACTATTTTTTTAATGGTGAAGCTTCAAAGGAGGTAATTTCTACAGTTTTCTTCGAGCTGCTTACATAACTTTCTGCAGGTTGACACTAGGAAACTGCATCCAACTCAGGGATCCAAAATGGAACAGGGAATGGTCCTCATGGGACCTGCTTTGCCTGTTAAAGTTCATGTGCTTACTCATTGCAGGCATCACCAGGGGGTAGCACAGGGAATAAAGCAGGCAGGGAGAAAGCTTTTCTTTCAGAAAAATTCTACCTCTTTAGAAACCTGGAATCAATTCCCGAGGTGCCACTTGGTGTTTAGCTACTCAATTCAAAGCGACAACTTGCCGTCCTTAATTCAGCAGTCATAATGTATGTTTCCTTGAGGATATGTATGATCTTTAGAtccttgatgtcgtgcaaaagcaGTCAATGGCTTCTTCAAACTTTCTTTTAACTTGCTTTTTTGTTGCTTGTAATAGGCAACAAGATTTGATGCACTGATTGGTCCGCGGGTGTGGTGgttattttgttttctttctttctttatttttttcttttttcgtcctgattttttttatattaaaaatattttagtagATAATTATATTTCCATCCTGATTTTATTTTAGTAGATAATTGCCCTCTCTTGGCTTGAAGGATAAGCTAGTAAGATGATAGCCATGAATACCCAATCCATCTAGGTAGGTCCTCAGGAAGGGAAGTGTGACAGTATCCCTCCCAAGCAATGTAGTGCTTGACATTAGAAGAATGACTATTTTGCCCAAAAAAATAATAGCAATTTAATTTTACCCAGATTACCTTAGGTATCCAAGAGACACTAAGAGAGTGGCGAAAGAAGATAATCCTACCAGTCTGAGATTAAAAGGATCCCTGCCAGCAGGCAAGTCTATCATTGACAAGCTGGATAATATAGTAGTGGGATGATAACTGGACAATCTTCTTGATGGAACCTCTCCTCAGCAGTAGTACGGCCAGACTGTACAGAGACTTGGGATTTAGTTGTTTCCCACTTGATAAACCTCGATCAGGTACTTCCAATCAGTTCATTCTTGTGTTAAAATGTTGAATACATAGGAAAAGTCATTGATGATGTTGAAAAAACTTAGCAGTCAAGAGAATGACAGTACCTTAGACATGATAGACATCAGAAGATTCGAACGATGATGCCGATGTTGGAATTATAAGAGACGCATCCTGCTTCACACCATGGATGCCCTGAAATGATGTTCTTACGGATCACAATTTTCTGGTGTCAGTGAACATGTTTAGCTCATGGCCAATATATTCTctggaaaggaagaaaaatgcaaCAAaata
This genomic stretch from Musa acuminata AAA Group cultivar baxijiao chromosome BXJ3-9, Cavendish_Baxijiao_AAA, whole genome shotgun sequence harbors:
- the LOC135581643 gene encoding uncharacterized protein LOC135581643 isoform X2, yielding MAAEARRAREKQTRKEEERSLQQEAQSPFAKGALRSFFTCKHHQPGERNNGHSMRMGCSGSICKLRDMQRPETVLAEPCKKNAAASGGGSGSGNGNGGEGTKKQPLSEINGVVSKPSSHSAASVAASSSSTSSVGGSFRRMHRRRLYGCYECHMVVDPISMLSRDSSLGTTICTCPDCGEIFVKAESLEIHQAVRHAVSELGPEDTSRNIVEIIFQSSWLKKQTPVCKIDRILKVHNTNRTLTRFEDYRDSIKIKASKLARKHPRCTADGNELLRFHCTTFMCSIGLDGATNLCNSIPKCSLCSIVRDGFKIDSHGRIGTMATSGRAHDAADNVSDKTAMLVCRVIAGRVKRKQDDLEEYDSAAGMAGIYSNLDELFVFDPKAILPCFVVIYRS
- the LOC135581643 gene encoding uncharacterized protein LOC135581643 isoform X3, whose product is MAAEARRAREKQTRKEEERSLQQEAQSPFAKGALRSFFTCKHHQPGERNNGHSMRMGCSGSICKLRDMQRPETVLAEPCKKNAAASGGGSGSGNGNGGEGTKKQPLSEINGVVSKPSSHSAASVAASSSSTSSVGGSFRRMHRRRLYGCYECHMVVDPISMLSRDSSLGTTICTCPDCGEIFVKAESLEIHQAVRHAVSELGPEDTSRNIVEIIFQSSWLKKQTPVCKIDRILKVHNTNRTLTRFEDYRDSIKIKASKLARKHPRCTADGNELLSLCSIVRDGFKIDSHGRIGTMATSGRAHDAADNVSDKTAMLVCRVIAGRVKRKQDDLEEYDSAAGMAGIYSNLDELFVFDPKAILPCFVVIYRS